In the Euphorbia lathyris chromosome 5, ddEupLath1.1, whole genome shotgun sequence genome, one interval contains:
- the LOC136230620 gene encoding transcription factor HEC2-like translates to MDVDMMKSSPSSAAEVEHLDMMTMMMQMEKQLPDFLDPFHTSSNSSNSTNSEIQFPNPNPNPNSNSPPIYHNSTSSHLRFIPSQEHLTPHKFKYPSPQFSNANSFLSSMEKKNSTAAIREMIFRIAAMQPIHIDPESVKPPKRRNVKISKDPQSVAARHRRERISERIRILQRLVPGGTKMDTASMLDEAIHYVKFLKKQVQSLEQAGANRVLPLPGFAFSGLTMQNNLNLGYSSLPKNCQPPPHMLGSMQMLT, encoded by the coding sequence atggatgTTGACATGATGAAATCATCACCATCATCAGCAGCAGAAGTTGAACACTTGGACATGATGACAATGATGATGCAAATGGAAAAGCAGCTTCCTGATTTCCTAGACCCTTTTCACACTTCCTCTAATTCTTCTAATTCCACCAATTCTGAAATCCAATTCCCAAATCCTAATCCTAATCCTAATTCTAATTCTCCTCCTATTTATCACAACAGCACTTCATCCCATCTCAGATTCATCCCATCTCAAGAACACTTAACACCCCATAAATTCAAGTATCCATCTCCTCAATTCTCAAATGCGAACTCTTTCTTGTCTTCAATGGAGAAGAAGAACTCAACTGCTGCTATTCGAGAGATGATCTTCCGAATTGCAGCTATGCAACCGATTCATATAGACCCCGAATCTGTGAAGCCTCCGAAGAGGAGGAATGTGAAGATATCTAAGGATCCACAAAGTGTAGCAGCAAGGCATAGGAGAGAAAGAATTAGTGAGAGGATTAGGATTCTTCAAAGATTAGTACCAGGAGGTACTAAAATGGATACTGCTTCAATGTTAGATGAAGCTATACATTATGTTAAGTTCTTGAAGAAACAAGTGCAATCACTTGAACAAGCTGGGGCTAATAGAGTTTTACCATTGCCTGGTTTTGCATTTTCTGGATTGACAATGCAGAATAATCTCAATTTGGGGTATTCTTCTTTGCCTAAGAATTGCCAGCCTCCTCCTCATATGTTGGGTTCAATGCAGATGCTTACATAG